CTGAAGCCCAGCAACATTCTGTACGTGGACGAACTGGGCAACCCGGAGTCCATCCGGATCTGTGACTTCGGATTCGCTAAGCAGCTCCGCGCCGAGAACGGGCTCCTGATGACCCCGTGCTACACCGCTAACTTCGTCGCCCCAGAGGTACGCAGCGCTTTGCGTCCCTTTTCCACGGACACCGCCGTGTGTGTCTCAGCTGCTCTTTGTGTCGctgtcttgtgtgttttgtgcaacaTCAAGAGATaactctgtgtgttgtgtgtgatgtccccAGGTGCTGAAGAAGCAGGGCTATGATGCCGCCTGCGACATATGGAGTCTGGGAGTCCTGCTCTACACCATGCTGACAGGGTAGGCCTCAGAcacgtatatatatctatgctcTACACCATGTTGACAGGGTAGGCCTCagacacgtacagtatatatatctatgctcTACACCATGCTGACAGGGTAGGCCTCagacacgtacagtatatatatctatgctcTACACCATGTTGACAGGGTAGGCCTCAGAcacgtatatatatctatgctcTACACCATGTTGACAGGGTAGGCCTCAGAcacgtatatatatctatgctcTACACCATGCTGACAGGGTAGGCCTCAGacatgtatatatatctatgctcTACACCATGCTGACAGGGTAGGCCTCAGacatgtatatatatctatgctcTACACCATGCTGACAGGGTAGGCCTCAGACAcgtatatacagtgaggagcacatgtatttgataccctgctaaaacaggaatataaaatcatcatttgacaattgatcttaatgccttaactcaaaaaattagtacaaatcaaaccgccaaggacaccaattttctttgtgattgaagaatgtatcgtaaatagataaatgttttccttaaatgctaggggaaggaagtatttgaccccctatgtaaccctatgggaatttaacacatagggttaacataggggcaggcagatttttatttttaaaggccagctatttcatggatctaggatattatgcatcccgataaatttcccttggcctttgaaattaaaatagccccacatcatcacatacccttcaccatagctagagattggcatggtgctttttccagtaggcctattagcctgtttgatttgcattgagctcaatgagcatcaaacaggctaataggcctactggaaaaagcaccatgccaatctctagctatggtgaaaggtatgtaatgatgtggggctatcttaattccaacggccaagggaactttatcaggatgcataatatcctgaatccataaaatagctggccttaaaaaataaaaatctgcccgcccctatgttaaccctatgtgttgaattcccatagggttacattgggggtcaaatacttacttccccctagcatttaggaagaacatttatttatttacgaaacattcttccatcacaaagaaaattggcgtacttagcggttttatttttactcaatttttgaattaagacattaagatcaattgtcaaatgacgattttatattcctctttttaggcaactttagcatggtatcaaatacattttctcctcactgtatatctaTGGGAGTCCTGCTCTACACCATGCTGACAGGGTAGGCCTCAGAcacgtatatatatatctatgctcTACACCATGTTGACAGGGTAGGCCTCAGAcacgtatatatatatctatgctcTACACCATGTTGACAGGGTAGGCCTCAGAcacgtatatatatctatgctcTACACCATGCTGACAGGGTAGGCCTCAGAcacgtatatatatctatgctcTACACCATGTTGACAGGGTAGGCCTCAGAcacgtatactgtatatatctatgctcTACACCATGCTGACAGGGTAGGCCTCAGAcacgtatatatatctatgctcTACACCATGCTGACAGGGTAGGCCTCAGAcacgtatatatatctatgctcTACACCATGCTGACAGGGTAGGCCTCAGAcacgtatatatatctatgctcTACACCATGCTGACAGGGTAGGCCTCAGAcacgtatatatatctatgctcTACACCATGTTGACAGGGTAGGCCTCAGAcacgtatactgtatatatctatgctcTACACCATGCTGACAGGGTAGGCCTCAGAcacgtatatatatctatgctcTACACCATGTTGACAGGGTAGGCCTCAGAcacgtatacagtatatatctatgGGAGTCCTGCTCTACACCATGTTGACAGGGTAGGCTGCTAATACGGCCCTTTACCAACATGAAAAATGAGAACaagacaatgaaaaaaaaacccaacgaAAAATCAGCGTATTGCTTCTGCCCTGGAGCTGAGGTCTATAACACTGTGTTCCAACACTGAGCTTAAAACACTGGATATCAACCAGACTAGAACCATGAGTACAATCACAACAGAatgaaaacacgcacacacacacacacacacacacaggaaaacaacTGTTCAagctcagacagacaggcagcacATTAAAGTTGTGTCCTAAATGCTTCTCTAATGGGTGATGTTGTTGCCCCGTGTTCTCACAGCTTCACTCCATTTGCTAATGGTCCTGAGGACACTCCGGAAGAGATCCTGGCTCGGATCGGGAGCGGCAAGTTTTCCCTGACGGGCGGTTACTGGAACTCGGTCTCAGCCGAGGCAAAGGTACTGCAGTCCCGGTCACTGTGAGATGGTCGTGATGGATAACTCGACATACTCAATCTAGCGCCTCAACCTTCCTCCCTATCCTGACTatccctcctcttcttcactgGACTCCTCTTTGCTTTAAATATCATTCTCGTCTAATAGCACTTATTTGCTGCACAAACATGTCTCAGTCACACTGTACTTTGTTCCCTATTTTGTAAGTAGATTTATATGTTTCTGCTTAAATGACTACATAATATAGACGAGTCATAATGAGGGCAGAAAAGGCCTCtagagaggggtggtggtggtgtagttgatccaagtgtgtttgcatttctcTCCTCAGGACCTGGTGTCTAAGATGCTGCATGTGGACCCTCACCAGAGACTGACTGCAGCTCAGGTGCTACGACACCCCTGGATCGTCCACAAGGACCAGCTGCCCAAGTACCAGCTCAACAGACAAGACGCTCCTCACTTAGTCAAGGTACTGTCTACTGTTATGGTTATgcttatggttatttagcagacactccTCACTTAGTCAAGGTACTGTCTAGTGGTAtgcttatggttatggttatggttatggttatggttatggttatttagcagacgcctttgtccaaagcgacacacTGTCTATTGTCCAGTTTTTTTAGTAGAAAGTAAGATATAATACTAACGCTAAAATACTTAGTGTTAGTCTGATACAAGGTGTGTCTTCTCCAGTGTTGCTCTGTGGGTTAactctgctgctgttgtctCCCAGGGCGCCATGGCAGCAACCTACTCTGCCCTCAACAGGAACATAACTCCAGTTCTGGAACCCGTGGGTTGTTCCACTCTTGCTCAGCGTAGGGGGGTCAAGAAACTCACCTCCACAGCCCTCTGAGCTGCCCGCCCCTACCTTCCCGTTGGACTCTCCCTAACTCACCTCTCTCCGGGTGTAAGCTGGGCACAGCCACTGAACCGGACCTGAAGGCCACCGGATGCTACTGCACACGTCCTGCACTCGTCCTGCCCCCTGATGCCAAATAGAGCCAGAACTGAACCAGAACTGAAGCCCATTGGTCTCCACCGGACTCCCTCTTGCCTGCCTGTAACCTGAGAGACCCAATCAGCCCTCGCTTGTAGAACCACTACTGCCTGCCTCCAGCCGTCAGGCAGACAGCATCAGGACGTGTCTTAGCGGCGGAGAGAGCAGCTAGGTATATATGCACATCATGCACGTAAAGACATGCAGAAACCCTGCACCACATACACCTGGAGGGTAGCGTATAATGCAAATATATGATTGTATTGATGGTGACTTGTCAAAAAGGAGACCTCACCATGCAAAGCACATCTGCCCCTCCGTGGAGCAGGATTATTTAGGCCCCTCCGTGGAGCAGGATTATTTAGGCTGAGCTGAGCAAGCGTTGAGGCCCCTGCTGGACGCGTTGCTTTAGGGGGTTGATTGTACTCGTCCTCCTCCgatgtctctgctctgctcctcccGCTCCGTAGTGTCGTCTCTAGTTGACCTGGCCTCCGTGGGGCTCTGTTACCGATCACAGGAACACAAACCTGAGCACTTACAGTGGCCGGCGAGATATGTTAAGAGTTCAGGCTTTTGAAGACTCCCTAAATGTTAGACCCTTTCCCTGTAAACTGCTACGAGGGGGCTGCCCCTGTCAAAGCAGCACATTGCCGTCAGTTCTGCCGGTCCCTGTAGAAAGAGGCTGACAACTggaagactgagagaaagaccAGAAACCAatgaccccccccaaccccccccccccccggcgcgGATCAGCTGTGCAGCACTGAAGTGGACGTGCGGAGGAGCTGTGCCACATTCTAATCCTGTGATGCAGAACTGGATCTAGTCACACACCAAGAGAACTCAGGTCTATGTGATGAAATGCAATGCATTGTGTAACAGTGAAGTGACTCAAGCACACAGCAGTATTGTCCAACCCCTCTGCTGCTCTCAGTGGATGTCAACAGTAGGGATGGAATCACTCAGTGAAAGCAGAATTACTTTTCAAGACataaatgtatttttatatatGTGCATGGAGTAGGTTGTATAATCATTATTAGTGGCAAAGGcgacgtgtgtgtatgctgtatgtatgtatgtatgtatgtatgtatgtgtatatatgcagAACTGAGGGTTTTCTATGATTTCTACTGTGTTCCAacaggtgtgtgagtgacacaccTGTGTTAGGTGAGACAGGAGGGGTTGTGTCCTTTTTCCTTCGTGTCTCCCTACCTTGTCCTGAGGACTGCTGGAAAACTATTATTGCTTCTTGTCTAGGAAAGCTGCTACAGTTTGTCCctctttttttgtaaatgtagtaaaaaaaataaaactaaagATTTCTATCTAATAAAAAAGCTCTTATGTATGAACTGGTGTTCTGAGTGTTTAAATTATATTCCTTATCTGAGACCATGACAAAATGTTCAGAGTTTTATTCATCATTTATGCTACTCTTCAGAACGAGGATACAGACCAAAACCGTGACATTTTTACAATTACTCAAAATCAACATACAGAAGAACTACTCATTGCAGGTGTAAAAATTAATTTGCTAAAAGTTCTTTCTAATGTAACAATCATTCTCTGGTTCATGTCATAACTACTGTGTAAAAAATAATTCATATGACTGTATTTTCAGCATGATGACTCAAACTCCCCTTTTGACACAGCTGATAAAAACAGATCAGAGATGTATTTACAGGTCTCAAAACTGAGAGACAATATAATCATGATTGACTGTGACCGCACACAATTAATTACATGTAGGATATACCGTGATCAGTTGCTTACATACAAAGAGGACATTCCACAGCCTGTAATAAACATGGGCCTAGAAAGTGGACAAGCATGAAATCATATACATTTACAAAAGGGCAAGAAGAAAACATAATTACTTCAGACAGACTGAAGGACAAACTTGCATACGACATGCAGCTTATTTTACTGAAGCATTTTGAAAGCTGTGGGAGACCTGCATCACATCCAGCACCAGAGATCATCATAGTCCGGTTACATCCAGCACCAGAGATCCGCACAGTCCGGTTACATCCAGCACCAGAGATCATCATAGTCCGGTTACATCCAGCACCAAAGATCATCATAGTCCGGTTACATCCAGCACCAGAGATCCGCACAGTCCTGGCACAATCGTCCTGTATGGAGTATGGAGGCACAATAGTCCTGTATGGAGTATGGGGGCACAATAGTCCTGTATGGAGTATGGGGGCACAATAGTCCTGTATGGAGTATGGGGGCACAATAGTCCTGTATGGAGTATGGAGGCACAATAGTCCTGTATGGAGTATGGGGGCACAATAGTCCTGTGAGTGGAGACGGGGCTTTCTAAGGCATCTTCCGATCTCAATTCTGTAAATCTCAATCTGTAGATTCCTTCTGACTGCCATCCGAGGTTTCATCCTCAGGTGAcatttcctcctcctgctcctcttgctcttcctcctcctgctcttcctcttcctcctcctgctcctcttgttcctcctcctcctcctcctcctcctcctcctcctgctccatctCAGCTTCAGCTGAGCGGCCTGTTGTCTCATGCGATGGGAACTCTAGCCGTGTGCCGTTGGTGTCGGCATGTGACTGCAGGGTCAGTTTCGGTTCAGGGACTTCCGAGCCCACTTGTGGTTTTCCAACTGTCTTGATCGGCCTCTTCGTCATCAGAACGCTCTTCCTCCTGCGGCGCCGTCGTCTCTTCAGCGCCGGCCGCGGCTTAGTGGACCTGGGCTCCAGCTCCTCCCTGGCGTGCGCTCGCTGGTGGATCAGGAAGCCTCTCTCCGTCAGCTGGTACACTTTGCACTTCTCACAGTAGTAGGGCGTCACCACCGTGTGCCGGTCCACGTGTTTCAGGTACGGGTCGATCTTTAAGAACCTCTGATCGCAGTATTTGCAGCGGAATCGCTCTCCGGGGTGAGATTTCACGTGGTTATGGAGACTACCTTTAatttcaaattcttctccaCAAACTGGACAGGGGTAGTTTGGCCTTTCCAGGTgattatgcatgtgtttgttgagCTCTGACTTCTTGCTAAATCGCCTGTCGCACTTTGTGCAGCTGAACGCCATGTGTGTCTCCACACTGGCGTGGACCTTCTGATGGGTTTTCAAGAACGCTTTGTGAGTAAAGTTCCGTCCACACTGATAGCAATGATACGGTTTCAGAACGTTGCTCTCTTCCGCAGGAAACTGTTTAGTGAATCGATTCAAATCTTGTGGTTCAACTTTCACTATATTAAATGGCTCATCATTCAGCTCATCTTCAATCGGTGCGAGAAGCATCTCTGTTTCATAGCCATcgatgccatttcctgtcccaTTGATGCCATTTCCTGTTGTTGGACCATCCTCTGGTGAAGTgtgctcctcctccatctcagcTTCATCTGAGGGGTTGGTCGTCTCGTGGGATGGATCTCCACCAGACGCCTtcagcagtgtgccgttgatgtTGGTGAGCGGCTGCAGTGTCAGGTTCGGTCCAGAGATTTCAGCGCCTACTTGTGGTTCTTCCTGCGGCAGGTTCTGAATCTGAGCGAGGTTCTTTTTAGGCCTGCCACCTTTTCTGACCACCACGGTCTTGTTCTCAGACTGTTTCTGCTCCAGTTCGTCTCGTTCATGCCTTTTCTTGTGGAGCAGGAAGCCTCTCTCGGTCAGCTGGTAGATTTTGCATTTCTCGCAGTAGTACGGCGTCACCACCGTGTGGCGGTCCACGTGCCGCATGTAGGCGTCGATCTTTAAAAATCCCTGGTCACAGTATTTACATCGAAAGCGCTCTCCAGGGTGTGACTTGACGTGGTTATGGAGGCTGCCCTTCAACTCAAATTCCTCTCCGCACACTGGACAGGGGTAGTTTAGCCTGGCCAGGTGATTATGCATGTGTTTCTTCAGCCCTGACTTTTTAGTGAATCGCCTGTCGCACATCGTGCAGCTGAATGCCATCTCTGTCTCCACACTGGCGTGGATCTTTTCATGGGCTTTCAGAAACGCTTTGTGACTAAAGTTCCGCCCACACTGAGCACAGTTATATTGTTTCAGAGAGGAGTTCATATGGACAGTTTTGTGCTGTTCAAATGGTGAATCACCGTATCCATCCTCATGTTGTGGTTCAACTTTTACTAAATTGAATGGCGCAACAGCCATCTCATCCGTCATCTCATCTTCCATCTCATCTTCGCCTGGCTCGTCAGTGAAGTCATCTTCAGCTGGCTCCTCTGTCATGTCATCTTCATCCAGCGCGCCGTTAGCCTGGAACCGTTTCCAAAAATCTGGAGAAAGTGTTTCAGTTGCTTTGACGTAACCTTCTCCTGCTTTACCATCCTCTAGTGGAGGGTGctgaaagtaaacaaaaaagtGACAATATATGtgattaaaataaatcaataaatacttCACAACATGCAACTCTGCCTCCAATTAATGTAATAAATGGTCGTTGAGAGACCATTAGAATTAATCTTACTTAAAATTAATTGCATTCCCTCAATATTGTTCTTCCTGTTTCTGAATTCACGACTTTACAATGAAATTGCATATAGTTTATTATCTTTTTATCTAATAACGTGATAGTAAAGTATATCATTCCGATACGCGAATTCAGAAAAGCAGGGTATTGTGCAATCCGTGTTTAAATAAGAAATGTTACTGCGAAAGGGCTATGCTAATGTTACGAATTGCAGGTCTGAGCGATCGACTACTGCACACAGCTAGCTGATTAGccagctacagtaggctaatcaTGGACAGCCTGCACATTTGTAATAACATTGCACTGAAACAGTTGGGATGCACGACACAAAACACTTACGTGAGATTCCTTTTGCAGTTTTAGGAGATCCTCTGGATAAATTGTAGGCACTGCATTTACACTTAATATTAATCGCGTTGTGAATCCCAAATCCAACTTCGTGAAGCTGTCTTCAGTGAAATGGCTACCGCAGATCCTTAGTGCAGAGGCATCCATTTCTTTTCCTCCCCTTTCCATGAACTGTATCCACCGCAGCCGTCTGCTTTCCTCCTCTGGTAGTGTGTAATGAATAATC
This is a stretch of genomic DNA from Sardina pilchardus chromosome 19, fSarPil1.1, whole genome shotgun sequence. It encodes these proteins:
- the LOC134066230 gene encoding gastrula zinc finger protein xFG20-1-like; its protein translation is MIHKCAVTGCPNRSDSIIHYTLPEEESRRLRWIQFMERGGKEMDASALRICGSHFTEDSFTKLDLGFTTRLILSVNAVPTIYPEDLLKLQKESHHPPLEDGKAGEGYVKATETLSPDFWKRFQANGALDEDDMTEEPAEDDFTDEPGEDEMEDEMTDEMAVAPFNLVKVEPQHEDGYGDSPFEQHKTVHMNSSLKQYNCAQCGRNFSHKAFLKAHEKIHASVETEMAFSCTMCDRRFTKKSGLKKHMHNHLARLNYPCPVCGEEFELKGSLHNHVKSHPGERFRCKYCDQGFLKIDAYMRHVDRHTVVTPYYCEKCKIYQLTERGFLLHKKRHERDELEQKQSENKTVVVRKGGRPKKNLAQIQNLPQEEPQVGAEISGPNLTLQPLTNINGTLLKASGGDPSHETTNPSDEAEMEEEHTSPEDGPTTGNGINGTGNGIDGYETEMLLAPIEDELNDEPFNIVKVEPQDLNRFTKQFPAEESNVLKPYHCYQCGRNFTHKAFLKTHQKVHASVETHMAFSCTKCDRRFSKKSELNKHMHNHLERPNYPCPVCGEEFEIKGSLHNHVKSHPGERFRCKYCDQRFLKIDPYLKHVDRHTVVTPYYCEKCKVYQLTERGFLIHQRAHAREELEPRSTKPRPALKRRRRRRRKSVLMTKRPIKTVGKPQVGSEVPEPKLTLQSHADTNGTRLEFPSHETTGRSAEAEMEQEEEEEEEEEEEQEEQEEEEEEQEEEEQEEQEEEMSPEDETSDGSQKESTD